A segment of the Leclercia adecarboxylata genome:
TCAGCTGGTGGTGCGTCTCTGGAAAGATGAAGACAACAGCTATCACCTGAAAGGGATGTGGGTTGATGATGAGTGGATGCTGCTGACGGGGAATAACCTCAACCCGCGCGCATGGCGACTGGATCTGGAGAATGCCATTCTGATCCACGACCCTCGTCACGAGCTGGCCGCTCAGCGCGATCGCGAGCTGGAGCTGATCCGCACCCACACCACTGTGGTTAACCACTACCGCGATCTGCAGAGCATTGCTGATTACCCGGTCAAGGTCAGAAAGTTGATCCGCCGCCTGCGCAGGATCCGAATCGATCGCCTGATTAGCCGCATTTTGTAATCTTCAGCCCTGTCCTCGACGGGGCTTTTTTATGGAGGTCGTTGTGCGTTATTTCCTGTTAATGGGCTGTCTGGTACTGTCTGGCTGCAGCCATATGGCTCAGGATAGCTGGTCTGGTCAGGATAAAGCGCAACACTTTTTAGCCTCGGCGATGCTATCGGCGGCGGGCAATGAATACGCTCAACGCCAGGGTTTTAGTCGCGATCGCAGCGCGGCATACGGCCTGATGTTTTCGGTAAGCCTGGGAGCATCGAAGGAGCTGTGGGACAGCCGCCCGGCGGGGAGCGGCTGGAGCTGGAAAGATTTTGCCTGGGATATCGCCGGGGCTACGACCGGCTATACCCTGTGGCAACTGGCAGAGCACTAAAGGCGGACCCCTTTCCCTTTTCGGTGCAGCATCAACGAGACAATAAATGCCAGCGCGCCCATCAGCGTGACGTACCAGAAGAAGACCGTCTCACTGCCTGCCGATTTTAGTGACAGCGCGACGTACTCCGCTGAGCCGCCAAACAGGGCATTAGCCACCGCATAAGACAACCCAACGCCCAATGCACGTACCTGCGCCGGAAACATCTCTGCCTTAAGAATGCCGCTGATAGAGGTGTAAAAACTGGCAATGACCAGCGCTACCATCACCAGAGCAAAAGCGGCATAAGGAGAGGAGACATGCTGAAGTGCCGTGAGAATGGGCACAGTGCACAACGTCGACAACCCGCCAAAAATCAGCATAGAGCTACGCCGTCCGATTTTATCCGACAGCGCGCCGATGATGGGCTGAATGAGCATAAAGATAAATAGCGCCACCGTCATGACCATACTCGCTACGTTAGCATGCATACCTGTGGTATTAACCAGATACTTCTGCATGTAGGTCGTGAAGGTATAGAAGGTGAGTGACCCCCCTGCTGTAAAGCCGAGCACCATCAAAAATGCCTTTCGGTTACGCCACAAACCTTTAAATGAACCTGCCTCTTTTAACGCTCTCACCTCTTTTCGGGAGGTTTCATCCAGCTGGCGGCGTAACCACAACGCCACCACGGCAAGTACCGCGCCGAGCGCAAAAGGAATACGCCATCCCCATGCACGGAGATCTTCATCACTCAATACCTGCTGCAGGATCACCACCGCCAG
Coding sequences within it:
- a CDS encoding YfiM family lipoprotein; this encodes MGCLVLSGCSHMAQDSWSGQDKAQHFLASAMLSAAGNEYAQRQGFSRDRSAAYGLMFSVSLGASKELWDSRPAGSGWSWKDFAWDIAGATTGYTLWQLAEH
- a CDS encoding MFS transporter, giving the protein MTETVASTDTDSKKAADGDTRRRIWAIVGASSGNLVEWFDFYVYSFCSLYFAHIFFPSGNTTTQLLQTAGVFAAGFLMRPIGGWLFGRIADRKGRKASMLISVCMMCFGSLVIACLPGYDAIGTWAPALLLLARLFQGLSVGGEYGTSATYMSEVAVEGRKGFYASFQYVTLIGGQLLAILAVVILQQVLSDEDLRAWGWRIPFALGAVLAVVALWLRRQLDETSRKEVRALKEAGSFKGLWRNRKAFLMVLGFTAGGSLTFYTFTTYMQKYLVNTTGMHANVASMVMTVALFIFMLIQPIIGALSDKIGRRSSMLIFGGLSTLCTVPILTALQHVSSPYAAFALVMVALVIASFYTSISGILKAEMFPAQVRALGVGLSYAVANALFGGSAEYVALSLKSAGSETVFFWYVTLMGALAFIVSLMLHRKGKGVRL